Proteins from a single region of Seriola aureovittata isolate HTS-2021-v1 ecotype China chromosome 9, ASM2101889v1, whole genome shotgun sequence:
- the tspy gene encoding testis specific protein Y-linked, translating into MSELTDCKQSADSASRKRCPSPSQDEGSTIPSKSSKVSDAFNEAGVTSESRKNSEAKSKEAAESEGQSKDSVEEPAAVQTFKGSVSTGGTSTFPVNNSSADGRDASNNEKPQSSGAHGSADAKEVGEKTAGSEQRPIAPLDQSDSAAIAAAEALASLTGGDGEDSQETPCSSEKAKQVKQGSKFKQRGGQHSSKTGSKTQAAAADSSTSVHSTDREDADDVPEADEGDESMSGSSSTPSSSFPSDNEDNDDGECAIVSVKMAPEMRQSVALLAQVQMRLEALEKKSARLHQRLELKISRQRRPHLDQRSSITKTIPGFWVTALLNHPHLSAHIDETDEDALSYMTDLEIESFKNNKLGYRIRFHFRRNPYFQNNIIMKELHLGMGGSPMSFSNPILWHRGQNLTAHSEPRKSTRGVYQTFFSWFSDHSNPGQDDVAQILKDDLYRDPLRYYLTPLWEPRENGSSGSGTRAADNGNGDECVVISDSDDEPGEETGEAEQGHSREEEEDDEEEEEEEEEEDRGPSADESPGEEDDGGEIVIDGSDDSDQEEEEEEEEEEA; encoded by the exons atgaGTGAACTGACGGACTGCAAACAGTCCGCTGACTCTGCATCGAGGAAACGGTGTCCATCACCCAGCCAGGATGAAGGCAGCACGATTCCCAGCAAGTCCTCAAAAGTAAGTGACGCATTTAATGAAGCCGGGGTTACTTCGGAAAGTCGCAAAAACAGTGAAGCTAAGAGTAAAGAAGCAGCTGAGAGCGAGGGCCAGTCAAAAGATAGCGTGGAAGAACCAGCTGCCGTGCAAACGTTTAAGGGTTCAGTTAGCACGGGTGGTACTAGTACATTTCCTGTCAACAACTCCAGTGCTGACGGTCGCGATGCCAGCAACAACGAAAAACCACAGTCCTCAGGTGCACATGGATCTGCTGACGCAAAGGAAGTTGGAGAGAAGACAGCAGGATCAGAGCAGCGTCCCATTGCTCCTCTGGACCAGTCCGACTCAGCAGCCATAGCAGCTGCTGAAGCTCTCGCCAGTCTCACAGGGGGAGACGGTGAAGACAGTCAAGAGACTCCTTGCTCATCTGAAAAAGCTAAACAGGTTAAACAGGGGAGCAAATTCAAACAACGTGGGGGCCAGCATTCCTCCAAAACAGGCTCTAAAACgcaggcagctgcagcagatagCTCCACATCTGTGCACAGTACTGATAGAGAAGATGCAGATGATGTGCCCGAAGCAGATGAAGGTGATGAATCCATGTCTGGATCTTCGTCCACGCCAAGCTCCTCTTTCCCATCAGACAATGAGGACAACGATGATGGGGAGTGTGCCATTGTGTCAGTTAAGATGGCCCCTGAGATGAGACAATCAGTGGCTCTCCTGGCACAGGTACAGATGAGACTGGAAGCCCTTGAGAAGAAAAGCGCCCGGCTTCATCAACGGCTGGAGCTGAAGATTAGTCGCCAGCGGCGCCCACATCTGGATCAGCGTAGCTCCATTACAAAAACCATCCCTGGCTTCTGGGTGACAGCT CTGTTGAACCATCCTCATCTTTCAGCTCACATTGACGAGACTGATGAAGATGCTCTTAGTTACATGACTGATCTTGAG ATTGAGTCTTTCAAGAATAACAAACTGGGCTACAGGATTCGCTTCCACTTCAGACGGAACCCATATTTCCAGAACAACATTATCATGAAGGAGCTGCACCTTGGGATGGGAG GATCCCCCATGTCATTCTCCAACCCCATCCTATGGCATCGTGGACAAAATCTGACGGCCCACAGCGAACCCAGGAAGTCGACACGTGGGGTCTACCAGACCTTTTTCAGCTGGTTCAGTGACCATAGCAACCCAGGACAAGATGATGTAGCACAG ATACTTAAAGACGACCTGTACAGAGACCCACTGAGATATTACCTCACTCCACTCTGGGAACCGAGGGAGAACGGCAG taGTGGCAGCGGGACTAGAGCAGCTGACAACGGTAACGGTGATGAGTGTGTGGTAATATCCGACTCAGATGATGAGCCTGGTGAGGAGACTGGTGAGGCTGAGCAAGGCCACagtagggaggaggaggaagatgatgaagaggaagaagaagaagaggaggaggaggacagggggCCAAGCGCAG ATGAGAGCCCaggggaggaggatgatggtggAGAAATTGTGATCGACG GCTCTGATGACAGtgaccaggaggaggaggaggaggaggaggaggaagaggcctAA